The Trichosurus vulpecula isolate mTriVul1 chromosome 4, mTriVul1.pri, whole genome shotgun sequence genome contains a region encoding:
- the LOC118845968 gene encoding 60S ribosomal protein L32-like, which produces MPALRPLLKPKIVKKRIKKFIRYQSDRYVKIKRNWYKPRGIDNRVQRRFKGQILMPNIDYGSNKKTKHMLPSGFRKFLVHSVKELEVLLICNKSYCAEIAHDVSSKNWKVIVERAPQLTNPNARLRSEEKEEKD; this is translated from the coding sequence ATGCCTGCCCTCAGACCCCTCTTGAAGCCTAAAATTGTCAAGAAGAGGATCAAGAAGTTCATCCGGTACCAGTCTGACAGATATGTCAAGATCAAGAGAAACTGGTATAAACCAAGGGGCATTGACAACAGGGTGCAAAGACGATTCAAGGGCCAGATCTTGATGCCCAATATTGATTATGGAAGCAATAAGAAGACAAAACACATGCTACCAAGTGGATTCAGGAAGTTTTTGGTGCACAGTGTCAAAGAGCTCGAGGTGCTCCTGATTTGCAACAAATCTTACTGTGCTGAGATTGCTCACGATGTTTCTTCTAAGAATTGGAAAGTTATTGTTGAGAGAGCACCTCAGCTCACCAATCCAAATGCTAGACTGAGGagtgaagaaaaggaggaaaaagat